A part of Micromonospora chersina genomic DNA contains:
- a CDS encoding glucose-6-phosphate dehydrogenase assembly protein OpcA, with protein sequence MIGLWDTTGNEVVKALAAERRSAGGVASGMALTLIVVVDEKRVREAEAAATIAAAAHPCRLLVVVRSDVERDRNRLDAEIVVGGRLGPCEAVVTRMYGRLALHAESVVMPLLVPDVPVVTWWHGEPPEEIATDFLGVVADRRITDSAQAADPIAALLQRAADYAPGDTDLAWTRITPWRTLVAGAFDTTQARVTEATVVAPRTDPTAALMRGWLAARLGIDPVWEHTDEFPRMREVQLRCANGDRLTLTRDDSVAIFRRTGQEDRTLPLVRRPLGDELAEELRRLDADQVYAETLGATAGLTGLDQRPAQRVHVWKDPATAQRAEAGVTAHAGATANE encoded by the coding sequence TTGATCGGCTTGTGGGACACCACCGGGAACGAGGTGGTCAAGGCGCTGGCCGCCGAGCGGCGCAGCGCGGGCGGGGTGGCCAGCGGCATGGCGCTCACGCTGATCGTCGTGGTCGACGAGAAGCGGGTCCGGGAGGCCGAGGCGGCGGCGACCATCGCGGCCGCCGCCCACCCGTGCCGGCTGCTCGTGGTGGTCCGCTCCGACGTCGAGCGGGACCGCAACCGGCTGGACGCGGAGATCGTGGTCGGCGGCCGGCTCGGCCCGTGCGAGGCCGTGGTGACCCGCATGTACGGCCGGCTCGCGCTGCACGCCGAGTCGGTGGTCATGCCGCTGCTGGTGCCGGACGTGCCGGTGGTGACGTGGTGGCACGGCGAGCCGCCGGAGGAGATCGCCACCGACTTCCTCGGCGTGGTGGCCGACCGGCGGATCACCGACTCGGCGCAGGCCGCCGACCCGATCGCCGCGCTGCTCCAGCGGGCCGCGGACTACGCGCCGGGCGACACCGACCTGGCCTGGACCCGCATCACCCCGTGGCGCACCCTGGTCGCCGGGGCGTTCGACACCACCCAGGCGCGGGTCACCGAGGCGACAGTGGTGGCGCCGCGGACCGACCCGACGGCGGCGCTCATGCGCGGCTGGCTGGCCGCCCGGCTCGGCATCGACCCGGTCTGGGAGCACACCGACGAGTTCCCCCGGATGCGCGAGGTGCAGCTGCGCTGCGCCAACGGCGACCGGCTGACGCTGACCCGGGACGACAGCGTGGCCATCTTCCGGCGTACCGGGCAGGAGGACCGGACGCTGCCGCTGGTCCGCCGGCCGCTCGGCGACGAGCTGGCCGAGGAGCTGCGCCGCCTCGACGCCGACCAGGTGTACGCCGAGACGCTCGGCGCGACCGCCGGGCTGACCGGGCTGGACCAGCGACCGGCCCAGCGGGTGCACGTGTGGAAGGATCCGGCGACCGCCCAGCGGGCCGAGGCCGGGGTCACCGCGCACGCCGGCGCGACCGCCAACGAGTGA
- the zwf gene encoding glucose-6-phosphate dehydrogenase: protein MNPLRDPQDRRLPRIPEPCALVIFGVTGDLARKKLLPAVYDLANRGLLPPGFVVLGFARRDWGDGDFEGLAHDAAKKHARTPWREEVWARLAGNIKFVGGSFDDDAAFDHLAATLDELRDTHGIPGNAAFYFSIPPAAFPVVLKQLARTGMADNAKSGGWRRVVVEKPFGNDLPSAKSLNDLVDDVFTRQDVFRIDHYLGKETVQNILALRFANNLFEPLWNSKYVDSVQITMAEDVGIGSRAAFYDSVGTARDVLQNHLLQLLALVAMEEPTSFDADEIRTEKLKVLKAITVPHDVARDTVRGQYLPGWVGGERAVGYLDEEGVPAESTTETYVAVKLGIQNRRWAGVPFYIRAGKRLPRRVTEVAIVFKKAPHLPFNPADMESLGPNQLVIRVQPDEGVVLKFGSKVPGTTMEVRDIAMDFQYGEAFTESSPEAYERLVLDVLIGDRTLFPDAAEVEQSWQVVDPLEHAWAGTKPEPYRAGEWGPRAADEMLAREGRSWRRA, encoded by the coding sequence ATGAACCCGCTGCGCGATCCTCAGGACCGCCGGCTGCCACGGATCCCGGAGCCGTGCGCTCTGGTGATCTTCGGGGTGACCGGCGACCTGGCCCGCAAGAAGCTCCTGCCGGCGGTCTACGACCTGGCGAACCGGGGGCTCCTGCCGCCCGGTTTCGTGGTCCTGGGCTTCGCCCGGCGGGACTGGGGCGACGGCGACTTCGAGGGGCTGGCGCACGACGCGGCCAAGAAGCACGCCCGCACCCCGTGGCGGGAGGAGGTCTGGGCCCGGCTCGCCGGCAACATCAAGTTCGTCGGCGGCTCGTTCGACGACGACGCCGCCTTCGACCACCTCGCCGCCACCCTCGACGAGCTGCGCGACACCCACGGCATCCCGGGCAACGCCGCCTTCTACTTCTCCATCCCCCCGGCGGCCTTCCCCGTGGTGCTCAAGCAGCTCGCCCGCACCGGCATGGCCGACAACGCCAAGTCCGGCGGCTGGCGCCGGGTCGTGGTGGAGAAGCCGTTCGGCAACGACCTGCCCTCGGCGAAGTCGCTCAACGACCTGGTCGACGACGTCTTCACCCGGCAGGACGTGTTCCGGATCGACCACTACCTGGGCAAGGAGACGGTCCAGAACATCCTGGCCCTGCGGTTCGCCAACAACCTGTTCGAGCCGCTGTGGAACTCCAAGTACGTCGACTCGGTGCAGATCACCATGGCCGAGGACGTCGGCATCGGCAGCCGGGCCGCCTTCTACGACTCGGTCGGCACCGCCCGGGACGTGCTCCAGAACCACCTGCTCCAGCTGCTCGCCCTGGTGGCGATGGAAGAGCCGACGAGCTTCGACGCCGACGAGATCCGGACCGAGAAGCTCAAGGTGCTCAAGGCCATCACGGTGCCGCACGACGTCGCCCGGGACACCGTCCGCGGCCAGTACCTGCCCGGCTGGGTGGGTGGCGAGCGCGCCGTCGGCTACCTCGACGAGGAGGGCGTCCCGGCGGAGTCCACCACCGAGACGTACGTGGCGGTGAAGCTCGGCATCCAGAACCGGCGCTGGGCCGGGGTGCCGTTCTACATCCGGGCCGGCAAGCGGCTGCCCCGGCGGGTCACCGAGGTGGCCATCGTGTTCAAGAAGGCGCCGCACCTGCCGTTCAACCCGGCCGACATGGAGTCGCTCGGCCCCAACCAGCTCGTCATCCGGGTCCAGCCCGACGAGGGCGTGGTGCTGAAGTTCGGCTCCAAGGTGCCCGGCACCACCATGGAGGTCCGCGACATCGCGATGGACTTCCAGTACGGCGAGGCGTTCACCGAATCCAGCCCCGAGGCGTACGAGCGGCTGGTGCTCGACGTGCTGATCGGCGACCGGACGCTGTTCCCGGACGCCGCCGAGGTCGAGCAGAGCTGGCAGGTGGTCGACCCGCTGGAGCACGCCTGGGCGGGCACCAAGCCGGAGCCGTACCGGGCCGGCGAGTGGGGCCCCCGGGCCGCCGACGAGATGCTGGCCCGCGAGGGCCGGTCCTGGCGGAGAGCGTGA
- a CDS encoding glucose-6-phosphate isomerase, with protein sequence MSDLLAGRADIAAGLAVHGADAVDGSAPASVRAALVAADLPARLAAKDPTLWGPDAEATARTRLGWLDTHTRSRELLPQLAELTEELADLDHVVLAGMGGSSLAPEVLARTLGRPLTVLDTTDPGQVRAALADRLERTVVVVASKSGGTVETDSVRRAYLQAFLDAGLTEAEAARHFVVVTDPGSPLESVADEMGVVVIQSDPEVGGRYSALTAFGLTPAALAGVPVADLLDDAEALAGALGRDRDNPGLALGAALGAAATSGRATVALVSDGTGLDGLGDWVEQLLAESTGKAGRGILPVVVESPDAPGATGPGVLTVGYGGALGPGVAPGPADVAVNGPLGAQFLTWEYATAVAAAVLDVDPFDQPDVAGSKEHTARLLAAGPPAESPSATDGAVEVYAPAGAPADLAGALRWLLDGLGDDGYLAVSAYLDRWADAAVAGLRPLLARATPRPVTFGWGPRYLHSTGQYHKGGPRAGSHLQVTGAVTDDLPVPGRPYTFGDLQAAQAAGDRRALADRGRPVLRLHLTERAAGVAQLLDAAGRTLT encoded by the coding sequence GTGAGCGACCTGCTGGCCGGCCGGGCGGACATCGCCGCCGGGCTGGCCGTGCACGGCGCCGACGCGGTCGACGGGTCCGCACCCGCGTCCGTGCGGGCCGCGCTGGTCGCCGCGGACCTCCCCGCCCGGCTCGCCGCCAAGGACCCGACCCTGTGGGGGCCGGACGCCGAGGCGACGGCGCGCACCCGGCTGGGCTGGCTGGACACCCACACGCGCAGCCGCGAGCTGCTCCCCCAGCTCGCCGAGCTGACCGAGGAGCTGGCCGACCTGGACCACGTGGTGCTGGCCGGCATGGGCGGCTCCTCGCTCGCCCCGGAGGTGCTGGCCCGCACCCTCGGCCGGCCGCTGACCGTGCTCGACACCACCGACCCCGGCCAGGTCCGCGCGGCCCTGGCCGACCGCCTGGAGCGCACAGTGGTGGTGGTCGCCAGCAAGTCCGGCGGCACGGTGGAGACCGACAGCGTCCGGCGGGCGTACCTCCAGGCCTTCCTGGACGCCGGGTTGACCGAGGCGGAGGCCGCCCGGCACTTCGTCGTGGTCACCGACCCCGGCTCCCCGCTGGAGTCGGTCGCCGACGAGATGGGCGTGGTGGTGATCCAGTCCGACCCGGAGGTGGGCGGCCGCTACTCGGCGCTCACCGCGTTCGGGCTGACCCCCGCGGCCCTGGCCGGCGTGCCCGTCGCCGACCTGCTGGACGACGCCGAGGCCCTCGCCGGCGCGCTCGGCCGGGACCGGGACAACCCGGGCCTGGCCCTCGGGGCGGCGCTCGGCGCGGCGGCCACGAGCGGCCGGGCCACCGTTGCGCTGGTGTCCGACGGCACCGGGCTCGACGGGCTGGGTGACTGGGTCGAGCAACTGCTCGCCGAGTCCACCGGCAAGGCCGGCCGGGGCATCCTGCCGGTGGTGGTGGAGTCCCCGGACGCCCCCGGCGCCACCGGCCCGGGCGTGCTGACCGTGGGCTACGGCGGCGCCCTCGGCCCGGGCGTCGCGCCCGGTCCCGCGGACGTGGCGGTCAACGGCCCGCTCGGCGCGCAGTTCCTGACCTGGGAGTACGCCACCGCCGTCGCCGCCGCGGTGCTGGACGTCGACCCGTTCGACCAGCCGGACGTCGCCGGGAGCAAGGAGCACACCGCCCGGCTGCTCGCCGCCGGCCCGCCGGCGGAGTCGCCCTCGGCCACCGACGGCGCCGTCGAGGTGTACGCCCCTGCCGGGGCCCCGGCCGACCTGGCCGGCGCGTTGCGCTGGCTGCTCGACGGGCTGGGCGACGACGGCTACCTGGCGGTGTCCGCGTACCTCGACCGGTGGGCCGACGCGGCGGTGGCCGGGCTGCGCCCGCTGCTGGCGCGGGCGACCCCCCGGCCGGTCACCTTCGGGTGGGGGCCGCGCTACCTGCACTCGACCGGGCAGTACCACAAGGGCGGCCCGCGGGCCGGCAGCCACCTCCAGGTGACCGGCGCGGTCACCGACGACCTGCCGGTGCCCGGCCGCCCGTACACCTTCGGAGACCTTCAGGCGGCCCAGGCGGCCGGCGACCGGCGGGCCCTCGCCGATCGCGGGCGGCCGGTGCTGCGCCTGCACCTGACCGAGCGGGCGGCGGGCGTCGCCCAGCTACTGGATGCGGCCGGACGGACACTGACGTGA
- the tal gene encoding transaldolase, giving the protein MTDRLSELQAAGVAIWLDDLSRVRLSSGGLDKLRREQHVAGVTTNPTIFAKALSDADEYNWQLRDLATRGVEFEEAVRMLTTYDVRWACDVMRPSYDKSAGVDGRVSIEVDPRLAHESERTVAEAKALWWLVDRPNLFIKIPATEAGLPAITATLAEGISVNVTLIFGLDRYSQVMEAFLAGLEQAKANGHDLSKIGSVASFFVSRVDTEVDKRLEKIGSDEAKALRGKAAVANAQLAYERYSEVFGSDRWKKLADAGAHPQRPLWASTSTKNPDYRDVIYVEELIAPGTVNTMPEPVIHAYADHGETRKDTITGSYDAARKVFTDLEAVGVDMADVIATLEREGVEKFEASWLELLDGVKKSLAEAGKGTGQPNRAAKGNAKAAEQAGGNA; this is encoded by the coding sequence ATGACGGACAGGCTGAGCGAGCTCCAGGCCGCAGGTGTGGCGATCTGGCTCGACGATCTTTCCCGGGTACGACTCAGCTCCGGCGGGCTGGACAAGCTCCGCCGCGAGCAGCACGTGGCCGGGGTGACCACCAACCCGACGATCTTCGCGAAGGCGCTGAGCGACGCCGACGAGTACAACTGGCAGCTTCGCGACCTCGCGACCCGCGGCGTCGAGTTCGAAGAGGCGGTCCGCATGCTCACCACGTACGACGTGCGGTGGGCCTGCGACGTGATGCGCCCGTCGTACGACAAGAGCGCCGGGGTGGACGGCCGGGTGTCGATCGAGGTCGACCCCCGGCTGGCCCACGAGTCCGAGCGGACCGTCGCCGAGGCCAAGGCGCTGTGGTGGCTGGTCGACCGGCCGAACCTCTTCATCAAGATCCCGGCCACCGAGGCGGGCCTGCCGGCGATCACCGCGACCCTGGCCGAGGGGATCAGCGTGAACGTCACGCTGATCTTCGGGCTGGACCGGTACTCGCAGGTCATGGAGGCGTTCCTGGCCGGTCTGGAGCAGGCGAAGGCGAACGGGCACGACCTGTCGAAGATCGGCTCGGTCGCCTCGTTCTTCGTCTCCCGGGTCGACACCGAGGTGGACAAGCGGCTGGAGAAGATCGGCTCCGACGAGGCCAAGGCGCTGCGCGGCAAGGCGGCCGTCGCCAACGCCCAGCTGGCGTACGAGCGCTACAGCGAGGTCTTCGGCTCCGACCGGTGGAAGAAGCTGGCCGACGCCGGCGCCCACCCGCAGCGCCCGCTGTGGGCCTCCACCTCGACCAAGAACCCGGACTACCGGGACGTCATCTACGTCGAGGAGCTGATCGCGCCCGGCACGGTCAACACCATGCCGGAACCGGTCATCCACGCCTACGCCGACCACGGTGAGACCCGCAAGGACACCATCACCGGCTCGTACGACGCCGCCCGCAAGGTCTTCACCGACCTGGAGGCGGTCGGCGTGGACATGGCCGACGTGATCGCCACCCTGGAGCGGGAGGGCGTGGAAAAGTTCGAGGCGAGCTGGCTGGAGCTGCTCGACGGCGTCAAGAAGTCCCTCGCCGAGGCGGGCAAGGGCACCGGGCAGCCCAACCGGGCCGCCAAGGGCAACGCCAAGGCCGCCGAACAGGCCGGGGGCAACGCGTGA
- the tkt gene encoding transketolase, producing the protein MAANRPELPALNWSDLDRRAVDTVRVLAMDAVEKSGNGHPGTAMSLAPAAYLLFNRVMRHNPADPNWPGRDRFVLSAGHSSLTLYIQLFLSGYPLALDDLKALRQWGSLTPGHPEHGHTPGVETTTGPLGQGIGNAVGMAMAARRERGLFDPEPDRADSPFRHDVWCIASDGDIEEGISHEASALAAHQQLGNLCLIYDDNEISIEDDTRIAKSEDVAARYEAYGWHVQTVDWRRGDADQGDYHEDVEALYEALLAAKAETDRPSFIALRTIIGWPAPNKQNTGKIHGSALGADEVKATKQVLGFDPERTFEVDDEVLKHARQVMDRGAEAQAAWTTTFDAWAQANPERKALWDRMSTRTLPTGWTDALPTFPADAKGVATRAASGKVLEALAPVLPELWGGSADLAESNNTTMKGEPSFVPAEHATKDFPGDEYGRTLHFGIREHAMGAILNGIALHGGTRPYGGTFLVFSDYMRPSVRLAALMKLPVVYVWTHDSIGLGEDGPTHQPVEHLTALRAIPGLDVVRPADANETAWAWRQALEHTDRPTALALSRQALPTLDRTELAGAEGTAKGGYVLAEASGGKPQVIIVGTGSEVQLCLTARERLEADGTPTRVVSMPCQEWFFAQDEAYRESVLPRGVKARVSVEAGIGMSWRAIVGDSGESVSLEHYGASAPHSVLFEQFGFTPDRIVAAAHAALTRVGDITGFTTGN; encoded by the coding sequence GTGGCTGCCAACCGACCCGAGCTTCCCGCTCTCAACTGGTCCGACCTCGACCGCAGGGCCGTCGACACGGTCCGCGTGCTGGCCATGGACGCCGTGGAGAAATCCGGCAACGGCCACCCGGGCACGGCCATGAGCCTCGCCCCGGCGGCGTACCTGCTCTTCAACCGGGTCATGCGGCACAACCCGGCCGACCCGAACTGGCCCGGCCGGGACCGGTTCGTGCTGTCCGCCGGGCACTCCAGCCTGACCCTCTACATCCAGCTCTTCCTCTCCGGCTACCCGCTGGCCCTGGACGACCTCAAGGCGCTGCGCCAGTGGGGCTCGCTCACCCCGGGCCACCCGGAGCACGGCCACACCCCGGGCGTGGAGACCACCACGGGCCCGCTCGGCCAGGGCATCGGCAACGCGGTCGGCATGGCGATGGCGGCGCGCCGCGAGCGCGGCCTGTTCGACCCGGAGCCGGACCGGGCCGACTCCCCGTTCCGCCACGACGTCTGGTGCATCGCCTCCGACGGCGACATCGAGGAGGGCATCAGCCACGAGGCGAGCGCGCTCGCCGCCCACCAGCAGCTCGGCAACCTCTGCCTGATCTACGACGACAACGAGATCTCGATCGAGGACGACACCCGGATCGCCAAGAGCGAGGACGTGGCCGCCCGCTACGAGGCGTACGGCTGGCACGTCCAGACGGTCGACTGGCGCCGCGGCGACGCCGACCAGGGTGACTACCACGAGGATGTCGAAGCCCTCTACGAGGCGCTGCTGGCCGCGAAGGCGGAGACCGACCGCCCCTCCTTCATCGCGCTGCGCACCATCATCGGCTGGCCCGCCCCCAACAAGCAGAACACCGGCAAGATCCACGGCTCGGCGCTCGGCGCCGACGAGGTGAAGGCCACCAAGCAGGTCCTCGGCTTCGACCCGGAGCGCACCTTCGAGGTCGACGACGAGGTGCTCAAGCACGCCCGCCAGGTCATGGACCGGGGCGCCGAGGCGCAGGCCGCGTGGACCACCACGTTCGACGCCTGGGCGCAGGCCAACCCGGAGCGCAAGGCGCTGTGGGACCGGATGTCCACCCGCACCCTGCCGACGGGCTGGACCGACGCGCTGCCGACCTTCCCGGCCGACGCCAAGGGCGTGGCCACCCGGGCGGCCTCCGGCAAGGTCCTGGAGGCCCTCGCCCCGGTGCTGCCCGAGCTGTGGGGCGGCTCCGCCGACCTCGCGGAGAGCAACAACACCACCATGAAGGGCGAGCCGTCCTTCGTCCCGGCCGAGCACGCCACCAAGGACTTCCCGGGCGACGAGTACGGCCGCACCCTGCACTTCGGCATCCGCGAGCACGCCATGGGCGCGATCCTCAACGGCATCGCCCTGCACGGCGGCACCCGCCCGTACGGCGGCACGTTCCTGGTGTTCAGCGACTACATGCGCCCCTCGGTGCGGCTCGCCGCGCTGATGAAGCTCCCGGTGGTCTACGTCTGGACGCACGACTCGATCGGCCTCGGCGAGGACGGCCCGACCCACCAGCCGGTGGAGCACCTGACCGCGCTGCGTGCCATCCCCGGCCTGGACGTGGTCCGCCCGGCCGACGCCAACGAGACCGCCTGGGCCTGGCGGCAGGCCCTGGAGCACACCGACCGGCCCACCGCGCTGGCGCTCAGCCGGCAGGCGCTGCCGACCCTCGACCGCACCGAACTGGCCGGCGCCGAGGGCACCGCGAAGGGCGGCTACGTGCTGGCCGAGGCGTCCGGCGGCAAGCCCCAGGTGATCATCGTGGGCACCGGCTCCGAGGTGCAGCTCTGCCTCACCGCCCGGGAGCGGCTGGAGGCCGACGGCACCCCCACCCGGGTCGTCTCCATGCCCTGCCAGGAATGGTTCTTCGCGCAGGACGAGGCGTACCGGGAGTCGGTCCTGCCGCGCGGGGTAAAGGCACGGGTGAGCGTGGAGGCGGGCATCGGCATGTCCTGGCGGGCGATCGTCGGCGACAGCGGCGAGAGCGTGAGCCTTGAGCACTACGGGGCGAGCGCGCCGCACTCCGTGCTCTTCGAGCAGTTCGGGTTCACCCCCGACCGGATCGTGGCCGCCGCGCACGCGGCGCTGACCCGGGTGGGCGACATCACCGGTTTCACGACCGGCAACTGA
- a CDS encoding heme o synthase, whose protein sequence is MSMITERPVSDSAGQPPVRTVTEVSATARRDVRAVVAAYVALTKPRIVELLLVTTVPAMMLADGGLPSLWLVAVVLVGGSLAAGAASVLNCYIDRDIDQLMRRTKRRPLPAHTVSPRSALVFGLVLAVISVALMAVTTNWLAAGLTLAAIAYYDLVYTLWLKRTTAANTFWGGACGAAPVLIGWAAVTGSLAPAAWGLFAVVFFWQMPHFYALAIKYKADYARAGIPMLPVVASVRRVNAEIILFSWLTLLSSLAVWPLGMSPIYGVTALVVGGIFVVEAHKLCRRAARGEAVKPMRLFHWSTTYLTILFAAVALDALL, encoded by the coding sequence GTGAGCATGATCACCGAGCGCCCCGTCAGCGACTCTGCCGGGCAGCCGCCGGTGCGCACGGTGACGGAGGTGTCGGCGACCGCCCGGCGGGACGTGCGGGCCGTGGTGGCCGCGTACGTGGCGCTCACCAAGCCCCGGATCGTCGAACTGCTGCTGGTCACCACCGTGCCGGCCATGATGCTGGCCGACGGCGGCCTGCCGTCGCTCTGGCTGGTGGCCGTGGTGCTGGTCGGCGGCTCGCTCGCCGCGGGCGCGGCCAGCGTGCTCAACTGCTACATCGACCGGGACATCGACCAGTTGATGCGGCGCACCAAGCGCCGGCCGCTGCCGGCGCACACCGTCTCGCCGCGCAGCGCGCTGGTCTTCGGCCTGGTCCTCGCCGTGATCTCGGTGGCGCTGATGGCGGTGACCACCAACTGGCTGGCGGCCGGGCTGACCCTCGCGGCGATCGCCTACTACGACCTGGTCTACACGCTCTGGCTGAAGCGCACCACGGCCGCCAACACCTTCTGGGGCGGCGCCTGCGGGGCCGCGCCGGTGCTGATCGGCTGGGCGGCGGTCACGGGCTCCCTGGCCCCGGCCGCGTGGGGCCTGTTCGCGGTCGTCTTCTTCTGGCAGATGCCGCACTTCTACGCGCTGGCCATCAAGTACAAGGCCGACTACGCCCGGGCCGGCATCCCGATGCTGCCGGTGGTGGCCTCGGTCCGCCGGGTCAACGCGGAGATCATCCTCTTCTCCTGGCTGACCCTGCTCTCGTCGCTGGCCGTGTGGCCGCTCGGGATGAGCCCGATCTACGGCGTCACCGCGCTGGTGGTCGGCGGCATCTTCGTCGTCGAGGCGCACAAGCTCTGCCGGCGGGCGGCGCGGGGTGAGGCGGTCAAGCCGATGCGGCTGTTCCACTGGTCCACCACCTACCTCACGATCCTCTTCGCGGCCGTCGCCCTCGACGCCCTGCTCTAG
- a CDS encoding ATP-grasp domain-containing protein, with product MTNHHQSTRGEPRVALVTCTALPDLDPDDRLALAPLAARGIAAEAVVWDDPAVDWAGYDLVVLRSPWDYALRRDEFVAWARTVPTLVNPADVVAWNTDKRYLAELSAAGVPTVPTTWVEPGADWRPPAETGEYVIKPAVSVGSLDTGRYDLADPEHRELAAAHVRRLSAAGRITMVQPYLRAVDTDGETALLFLAGPDGLAFSHAICKGPMLTGPDQGVAELYREERIDARAATPEQLDTAEKTLAVVPGGTDRLLYARVDLIPGPDGAPVLVELELTEPSLFVGYADGAPDRLAEAVATHLARRS from the coding sequence TTGACCAACCACCACCAGTCGACCCGGGGGGAACCCCGGGTCGCTCTCGTCACCTGCACGGCCCTGCCCGACCTCGACCCGGACGACCGGCTCGCGCTCGCCCCGCTCGCCGCCCGCGGCATCGCCGCCGAGGCGGTGGTCTGGGACGACCCGGCCGTCGACTGGGCCGGCTACGACCTGGTCGTGCTCCGCTCGCCCTGGGACTACGCGTTGCGCCGCGACGAGTTCGTCGCCTGGGCGCGCACCGTGCCGACCCTGGTCAACCCGGCCGACGTGGTCGCCTGGAACACCGACAAGCGCTACCTGGCCGAGCTGTCCGCGGCCGGCGTGCCCACGGTGCCGACCACCTGGGTCGAGCCGGGCGCGGACTGGCGCCCGCCCGCCGAGACCGGCGAGTACGTGATCAAGCCGGCGGTCAGCGTCGGCAGCCTGGACACCGGCCGGTACGACCTGGCCGACCCGGAGCACCGGGAACTGGCCGCGGCGCACGTCCGGCGGCTCTCCGCCGCCGGCCGGATCACCATGGTGCAGCCGTACCTCCGCGCGGTGGACACCGACGGAGAGACCGCGCTGCTCTTCCTGGCCGGGCCCGACGGCCTGGCGTTCAGCCACGCGATCTGCAAGGGGCCGATGCTGACCGGCCCGGACCAGGGCGTGGCCGAGCTCTACCGGGAGGAGCGGATCGACGCCCGCGCGGCCACCCCGGAGCAGCTCGACACGGCGGAGAAGACCCTGGCGGTCGTGCCCGGCGGCACCGACCGGCTGCTCTACGCCCGGGTGGACCTCATCCCCGGCCCGGACGGCGCGCCCGTCCTGGTCGAGCTGGAGCTGACCGAGCCGAGCCTGTTCGTCGGGTACGCCGACGGCGCCCCGGACCGGCTCGCCGAGGCGGTCGCCACCCACCTGGCCCGGCGGTCCTGA